A window of the Hevea brasiliensis isolate MT/VB/25A 57/8 chromosome 6, ASM3005281v1, whole genome shotgun sequence genome harbors these coding sequences:
- the LOC110666582 gene encoding crossover junction endonuclease MUS81 isoform X4 encodes MQNQNRVFCPENEELVSFMLQKRQELAERPEGISENIDMILSKAYNSVCSSKTPIKTLKDLSQIKGVGKWILKLMQGFFDSGSGISEPEDLTKKVKRAKGAKRYVPQKNSVAYALLITLYRGTSNGNEFMRKQELIDAAEASGLSRVSILQEKGKGKPGQFGSSSRDWYSGWSCMKTLICKGLVVKSSCPAKYMLTEEGQEAARECLLRSRLLDPREGSANVEVSSDVDMDNASDLESAHPGSTSLVISSSVGLSRKKKSIDVPLESLERFMRMGYTKEQVLHAVTEVSETSQNKEISLLWPAVLCRLREDQVYGLHSEPQTLRKDCQAKSTAHTFTNVQVDLVDNQSVGMDLTSDDGNIPNLHSVCSAPDAFTLRTCSSSGSAAKKLSLGGLEENMNILRMPPLNLGERFEDVYEVILILDDREHYAIQGSKYSKLIESICKEHKIKIVVRRLPVGDGIWIARHKYLFCEYVLDFIVERKKVDDLRSSIRDHRYKDQKLRLLRCGLKKLIYLVEGDPNSCEAAESIKTACFTTEILEGFDVQRTSCLRDTLKKYGYLTHSITQYYGSQLPEYKPNCAGVCPPFDEFIKRCQDLDKMTVCDVFAIQLMQVPDISCSTSNRGNCHCCSRSVSNTCISCPCLFSA; translated from the exons ATGCAGAACCAGAACCGGGTGTTTTGCCCCGAAAACGAAGAGCTCGTATCCTTCATGTTGCAGAAGAGGCAAGAATTGGCTGAAAGGCCTGAAGGGATATCAGAGAACATAGACATGATTCTTTCTAAGGCTTACAACAGTGTGTGTAGCTCAAAGACTCCAATCAAAACTCTCAAGGACTTATCTCAGATTAA GGGTGTAGGTAAATGGATTCTGAAATTAATGCAAGGGTTTTTTGATAGTGGTTCAGGAATTTCTGAGCCAGAAGACTTGACCAAAAAGG TTAAGAGAGCCAAAGGAGCAAAACGCTATGTGCCACAAAAAAATTCTGTTGCGTATGCATTGCTGATTACCCTTTACAG GGGAACTTCAAATGGCAATGAATTTATGCGTAAACAGGAGCTTATTGATGCAGCTGAAGCTAGTGGGCTATCTCGGGTTTCTATTTT GCAGGAAAAAGGAAAAGGGAAACCTGGACAATTTGGAAGTTCTTCCAGGGACTGGTATAGTGGGTGGAGTTGCATGAAGACATTGATATGCAAAGGATTAGTTGTTAAATCAAGTTGCCCTGCAAA GTACATGCTGACTGAGGAAGGGCAGGAAGCAGCTCGTGAATGTCTTTTGAGATCTCGTTTGTTGGATCCTAGAGAAGGTTCAGCTAATGTAGAGGTTTCTTCTGATGTGGACATGGATAATGCATCAGATCTAGAGTCTGCTCACCCTGGTTCAACTTCTTTAGTGATATCTTCATCTGTTGGTTTAAGCAGGAAGAAGAAATCAATTGATGTTCCTCTAGAATCTCTTGAGAGG TTTATGCGCATGGGATACACTAAGGAACAAGTACTTCATGCTGTAACTGAAGTTTCAGAGACTTCCCAGAACAAGGAGATTTCATTGCTTTGGCCAGCAGTTCTTTGTCGTCTTCGAGAAGATCAAGTTTATGGTCTCCATTCAGAACCTCAAACCCTGAGAAAGGATTGTCAAGCTAAGTCTACGGCTCACACATTTACAAATG TTCAAGTAGATCTTGTTGATAATCAGAGTGTTGGGATGGATTTGACTTCTGATGATGGAAATATTCCAAATTTGCATTCTGTCTGTTCTGCACCTGATGCATTTACCTTGAGAACTTGTTCATCATCT GGTTCTGCTGCGAAGAAGCTGAGTTTGGGTGGCCTGGAAGAAAACATGAATATTTTACGCATGCCGCCTCTGAACTTAGGGGAGAGATTTGAGGATGTGTATGAAGTAATATTGATACTGGATGACAGAGAGCATTATGCCATTCAGGG GTCAAAGTACAGTAAACTTATTGAGAGCATTTGCAAagaacataaaattaaaatagtg GTTAGGCGGTTACCTGTTGGAGATGGAATCTGGATAGCTCGCCATAAGTATCTGTTCTGTGAATACGTGCTTGATTTTATTGTTGAGAGAAAGAAAGTTGATGACTTGCGCTCTTCAATCAGGGATCATCGCTATAAAGATCAGAAACTGAGGCTTCTG AGATGTGGACTTAAGAAGCTGATATATCTTGTGGAAGGTGATCCAAATTCCTGTGAAGCAGCTGAAAGCATCAAAACAGC TTGTTTTACAACAGAGATTCTGGAAGGATTTGATGTGCAGAGAACAAGTTGCCTGCGTGATACACTGAAGAAGTATGGTTATCTCACTCACTCAATAACTCAATACTATGGATCGCAGCTGCCTGAGTATAAGCCAAACTGTGCTGGGGTCTGTCCTCCTTTTGATGAATTTATCAAAAGGTGCCAAGACCTGGACAAAATGACAGTCTGTGATGTATTTGCCATTCAGCTCATGCAGGTACCTGACATTTCTT GTTCCACAAGTAACAGAGGAAATTGCCATTGCTGTTCTAGATCTGTATCCAACACTTGTATCTCTTGCCCGTGCCTATTCTCTGCTT GA
- the LOC110666583 gene encoding protein EARLY RESPONSIVE TO DEHYDRATION 15 — protein MALVAGQRSTLNPNAPVFIPSVYRQVEDFSPEWWELVKTSTWFRDYWLSQHPEGSFDGSASGNDDVEELLPEKFDIGFDDEFGNLVAQFEELVILNEEKEEKKKPLNGVKMDVNGVLKELSIPKSPKERSVKSPVKPGKYQMKTAHCGSPKGVARRNHQIHQPR, from the exons ATGGCTTTGGTCGCGGGACAGAGATCTACACTGAATCCGAATGCTCCGGTCTTCATTCCTTCCGTGTACCGTCAAGTGGAGGATTTTTCACCGGAGTGGTGGGAGCTGGTGAAAACTTCGACGTGGTTTCGTGACTACTGGCTGAGCCAACATCCAGAGGGGAGCTTTGACGGTAGTGCTAGTGGTAACGATGACGTTGAGGAATTGTTGCCGGAGAAGTTCGACATCGGTTTTGATGATGAGTTTGGTAATCTTGTAGCTCAGTTTGAGGAGCTGGTCATTTTGAATGAAGAgaaagaggagaagaagaagccTCTCAATG GCGTTAAAATGGATGTGAACGGGGTACTCAAGGAACTGAGCATACCAAAATCACCCAAAGAAAGGAGTGTGAAATCTCCGGTGAAGCCAGGCAAGTACCAAATGAAGACAGCCCACTGCGGGAGCCCAAAGGGTGTGGCTCGACGCAATCACCAAATTCACCAACCACGTTGA
- the LOC110666582 gene encoding crossover junction endonuclease MUS81 isoform X2, with protein sequence MQNQNRVFCPENEELVSFMLQKRQELAERPEGISENIDMILSKAYNSVCSSKTPIKTLKDLSQIKGVGKWILKLMQGFFDSGSGISEPEDLTKKVKRAKGAKRYVPQKNSVAYALLITLYRGTSNGNEFMRKQELIDAAEASGLSRVSILQEKGKGKPGQFGSSSRDWYSGWSCMKTLICKGLVVKSSCPAKYMLTEEGQEAARECLLRSRLLDPREGSANVEVSSDVDMDNASDLESAHPGSTSLVISSSVGLSRKKKSIDVPLESLERFMRMGYTKEQVLHAVTEVSETSQNKEISLLWPAVLCRLREDQVYGLHSEPQTLRKDCQAKSTAHTFTNVQVDLVDNQSVGMDLTSDDGNIPNLHSVCSAPDAFTLRTCSSSGSAAKKLSLGGLEENMNILRMPPLNLGERFEDVYEVILILDDREHYAIQGSKYSKLIESICKEHKIKIVVRRLPVGDGIWIARHKYLFCEYVLDFIVERKKVDDLRSSIRDHRYKDQKLRLLRCGLKKLIYLVEGDPNSCEAAESIKTACFTTEILEGFDVQRTSCLRDTLKKYGYLTHSITQYYGSQLPEYKPNCAGVCPPFDEFIKRCQDLDKMTVCDVFAIQLMQVPQVTEEIAIAVLDLYPTLVSLARAYSLLDGDVCAQEEMLRKQSNNAINATASRNIFRLVWGNDQ encoded by the exons ATGCAGAACCAGAACCGGGTGTTTTGCCCCGAAAACGAAGAGCTCGTATCCTTCATGTTGCAGAAGAGGCAAGAATTGGCTGAAAGGCCTGAAGGGATATCAGAGAACATAGACATGATTCTTTCTAAGGCTTACAACAGTGTGTGTAGCTCAAAGACTCCAATCAAAACTCTCAAGGACTTATCTCAGATTAA GGGTGTAGGTAAATGGATTCTGAAATTAATGCAAGGGTTTTTTGATAGTGGTTCAGGAATTTCTGAGCCAGAAGACTTGACCAAAAAGG TTAAGAGAGCCAAAGGAGCAAAACGCTATGTGCCACAAAAAAATTCTGTTGCGTATGCATTGCTGATTACCCTTTACAG GGGAACTTCAAATGGCAATGAATTTATGCGTAAACAGGAGCTTATTGATGCAGCTGAAGCTAGTGGGCTATCTCGGGTTTCTATTTT GCAGGAAAAAGGAAAAGGGAAACCTGGACAATTTGGAAGTTCTTCCAGGGACTGGTATAGTGGGTGGAGTTGCATGAAGACATTGATATGCAAAGGATTAGTTGTTAAATCAAGTTGCCCTGCAAA GTACATGCTGACTGAGGAAGGGCAGGAAGCAGCTCGTGAATGTCTTTTGAGATCTCGTTTGTTGGATCCTAGAGAAGGTTCAGCTAATGTAGAGGTTTCTTCTGATGTGGACATGGATAATGCATCAGATCTAGAGTCTGCTCACCCTGGTTCAACTTCTTTAGTGATATCTTCATCTGTTGGTTTAAGCAGGAAGAAGAAATCAATTGATGTTCCTCTAGAATCTCTTGAGAGG TTTATGCGCATGGGATACACTAAGGAACAAGTACTTCATGCTGTAACTGAAGTTTCAGAGACTTCCCAGAACAAGGAGATTTCATTGCTTTGGCCAGCAGTTCTTTGTCGTCTTCGAGAAGATCAAGTTTATGGTCTCCATTCAGAACCTCAAACCCTGAGAAAGGATTGTCAAGCTAAGTCTACGGCTCACACATTTACAAATG TTCAAGTAGATCTTGTTGATAATCAGAGTGTTGGGATGGATTTGACTTCTGATGATGGAAATATTCCAAATTTGCATTCTGTCTGTTCTGCACCTGATGCATTTACCTTGAGAACTTGTTCATCATCT GGTTCTGCTGCGAAGAAGCTGAGTTTGGGTGGCCTGGAAGAAAACATGAATATTTTACGCATGCCGCCTCTGAACTTAGGGGAGAGATTTGAGGATGTGTATGAAGTAATATTGATACTGGATGACAGAGAGCATTATGCCATTCAGGG GTCAAAGTACAGTAAACTTATTGAGAGCATTTGCAAagaacataaaattaaaatagtg GTTAGGCGGTTACCTGTTGGAGATGGAATCTGGATAGCTCGCCATAAGTATCTGTTCTGTGAATACGTGCTTGATTTTATTGTTGAGAGAAAGAAAGTTGATGACTTGCGCTCTTCAATCAGGGATCATCGCTATAAAGATCAGAAACTGAGGCTTCTG AGATGTGGACTTAAGAAGCTGATATATCTTGTGGAAGGTGATCCAAATTCCTGTGAAGCAGCTGAAAGCATCAAAACAGC TTGTTTTACAACAGAGATTCTGGAAGGATTTGATGTGCAGAGAACAAGTTGCCTGCGTGATACACTGAAGAAGTATGGTTATCTCACTCACTCAATAACTCAATACTATGGATCGCAGCTGCCTGAGTATAAGCCAAACTGTGCTGGGGTCTGTCCTCCTTTTGATGAATTTATCAAAAGGTGCCAAGACCTGGACAAAATGACAGTCTGTGATGTATTTGCCATTCAGCTCATGCAG GTTCCACAAGTAACAGAGGAAATTGCCATTGCTGTTCTAGATCTGTATCCAACACTTGTATCTCTTGCCCGTGCCTATTCTCTGCTT GATGGTGATGTCTGTGCACAAGAGGAGATGCTTAGGAAGCAGAGTAACAATGCTATTAATGCAACTGCTAGTAGGAATATCTTCCGATTGGTCTGGGGCAATGACCAATGA
- the LOC110666582 gene encoding crossover junction endonuclease MUS81 isoform X1, producing the protein MQNQNRVFCPENEELVSFMLQKRQELAERPEGISENIDMILSKAYNSVCSSKTPIKTLKDLSQIKGVGKWILKLMQGFFDSGSGISEPEDLTKKVKRAKGAKRYVPQKNSVAYALLITLYRGTSNGNEFMRKQELIDAAEASGLSRVSILQEKGKGKPGQFGSSSRDWYSGWSCMKTLICKGLVVKSSCPAKYMLTEEGQEAARECLLRSRLLDPREGSANVEVSSDVDMDNASDLESAHPGSTSLVISSSVGLSRKKKSIDVPLESLERFMRMGYTKEQVLHAVTEVSETSQNKEISLLWPAVLCRLREDQVYGLHSEPQTLRKDCQAKSTAHTFTNVQVDLVDNQSVGMDLTSDDGNIPNLHSVCSAPDAFTLRTCSSSGSAAKKLSLGGLEENMNILRMPPLNLGERFEDVYEVILILDDREHYAIQGSKYSKLIESICKEHKIKIVVRRLPVGDGIWIARHKYLFCEYVLDFIVERKKVDDLRSSIRDHRYKDQKLRLLRCGLKKLIYLVEGDPNSCEAAESIKTACFTTEILEGFDVQRTSCLRDTLKKYGYLTHSITQYYGSQLPEYKPNCAGVCPPFDEFIKRCQDLDKMTVCDVFAIQLMQVPDISLQVPQVTEEIAIAVLDLYPTLVSLARAYSLLDGDVCAQEEMLRKQSNNAINATASRNIFRLVWGNDQ; encoded by the exons ATGCAGAACCAGAACCGGGTGTTTTGCCCCGAAAACGAAGAGCTCGTATCCTTCATGTTGCAGAAGAGGCAAGAATTGGCTGAAAGGCCTGAAGGGATATCAGAGAACATAGACATGATTCTTTCTAAGGCTTACAACAGTGTGTGTAGCTCAAAGACTCCAATCAAAACTCTCAAGGACTTATCTCAGATTAA GGGTGTAGGTAAATGGATTCTGAAATTAATGCAAGGGTTTTTTGATAGTGGTTCAGGAATTTCTGAGCCAGAAGACTTGACCAAAAAGG TTAAGAGAGCCAAAGGAGCAAAACGCTATGTGCCACAAAAAAATTCTGTTGCGTATGCATTGCTGATTACCCTTTACAG GGGAACTTCAAATGGCAATGAATTTATGCGTAAACAGGAGCTTATTGATGCAGCTGAAGCTAGTGGGCTATCTCGGGTTTCTATTTT GCAGGAAAAAGGAAAAGGGAAACCTGGACAATTTGGAAGTTCTTCCAGGGACTGGTATAGTGGGTGGAGTTGCATGAAGACATTGATATGCAAAGGATTAGTTGTTAAATCAAGTTGCCCTGCAAA GTACATGCTGACTGAGGAAGGGCAGGAAGCAGCTCGTGAATGTCTTTTGAGATCTCGTTTGTTGGATCCTAGAGAAGGTTCAGCTAATGTAGAGGTTTCTTCTGATGTGGACATGGATAATGCATCAGATCTAGAGTCTGCTCACCCTGGTTCAACTTCTTTAGTGATATCTTCATCTGTTGGTTTAAGCAGGAAGAAGAAATCAATTGATGTTCCTCTAGAATCTCTTGAGAGG TTTATGCGCATGGGATACACTAAGGAACAAGTACTTCATGCTGTAACTGAAGTTTCAGAGACTTCCCAGAACAAGGAGATTTCATTGCTTTGGCCAGCAGTTCTTTGTCGTCTTCGAGAAGATCAAGTTTATGGTCTCCATTCAGAACCTCAAACCCTGAGAAAGGATTGTCAAGCTAAGTCTACGGCTCACACATTTACAAATG TTCAAGTAGATCTTGTTGATAATCAGAGTGTTGGGATGGATTTGACTTCTGATGATGGAAATATTCCAAATTTGCATTCTGTCTGTTCTGCACCTGATGCATTTACCTTGAGAACTTGTTCATCATCT GGTTCTGCTGCGAAGAAGCTGAGTTTGGGTGGCCTGGAAGAAAACATGAATATTTTACGCATGCCGCCTCTGAACTTAGGGGAGAGATTTGAGGATGTGTATGAAGTAATATTGATACTGGATGACAGAGAGCATTATGCCATTCAGGG GTCAAAGTACAGTAAACTTATTGAGAGCATTTGCAAagaacataaaattaaaatagtg GTTAGGCGGTTACCTGTTGGAGATGGAATCTGGATAGCTCGCCATAAGTATCTGTTCTGTGAATACGTGCTTGATTTTATTGTTGAGAGAAAGAAAGTTGATGACTTGCGCTCTTCAATCAGGGATCATCGCTATAAAGATCAGAAACTGAGGCTTCTG AGATGTGGACTTAAGAAGCTGATATATCTTGTGGAAGGTGATCCAAATTCCTGTGAAGCAGCTGAAAGCATCAAAACAGC TTGTTTTACAACAGAGATTCTGGAAGGATTTGATGTGCAGAGAACAAGTTGCCTGCGTGATACACTGAAGAAGTATGGTTATCTCACTCACTCAATAACTCAATACTATGGATCGCAGCTGCCTGAGTATAAGCCAAACTGTGCTGGGGTCTGTCCTCCTTTTGATGAATTTATCAAAAGGTGCCAAGACCTGGACAAAATGACAGTCTGTGATGTATTTGCCATTCAGCTCATGCAGGTACCTGACATTTCTT TGCAGGTTCCACAAGTAACAGAGGAAATTGCCATTGCTGTTCTAGATCTGTATCCAACACTTGTATCTCTTGCCCGTGCCTATTCTCTGCTT GATGGTGATGTCTGTGCACAAGAGGAGATGCTTAGGAAGCAGAGTAACAATGCTATTAATGCAACTGCTAGTAGGAATATCTTCCGATTGGTCTGGGGCAATGACCAATGA
- the LOC110666582 gene encoding crossover junction endonuclease MUS81 isoform X3, with the protein MQNQNRVFCPENEELVSFMLQKRQELAERPEGISENIDMILSKAYNSVCSSKTPIKTLKDLSQINGSGISEPEDLTKKVKRAKGAKRYVPQKNSVAYALLITLYRGTSNGNEFMRKQELIDAAEASGLSRVSILQEKGKGKPGQFGSSSRDWYSGWSCMKTLICKGLVVKSSCPAKYMLTEEGQEAARECLLRSRLLDPREGSANVEVSSDVDMDNASDLESAHPGSTSLVISSSVGLSRKKKSIDVPLESLERFMRMGYTKEQVLHAVTEVSETSQNKEISLLWPAVLCRLREDQVYGLHSEPQTLRKDCQAKSTAHTFTNVQVDLVDNQSVGMDLTSDDGNIPNLHSVCSAPDAFTLRTCSSSGSAAKKLSLGGLEENMNILRMPPLNLGERFEDVYEVILILDDREHYAIQGSKYSKLIESICKEHKIKIVVRRLPVGDGIWIARHKYLFCEYVLDFIVERKKVDDLRSSIRDHRYKDQKLRLLRCGLKKLIYLVEGDPNSCEAAESIKTACFTTEILEGFDVQRTSCLRDTLKKYGYLTHSITQYYGSQLPEYKPNCAGVCPPFDEFIKRCQDLDKMTVCDVFAIQLMQVPDISLQVPQVTEEIAIAVLDLYPTLVSLARAYSLLDGDVCAQEEMLRKQSNNAINATASRNIFRLVWGNDQ; encoded by the exons ATGCAGAACCAGAACCGGGTGTTTTGCCCCGAAAACGAAGAGCTCGTATCCTTCATGTTGCAGAAGAGGCAAGAATTGGCTGAAAGGCCTGAAGGGATATCAGAGAACATAGACATGATTCTTTCTAAGGCTTACAACAGTGTGTGTAGCTCAAAGACTCCAATCAAAACTCTCAAGGACTTATCTCAGATTAA TGGTTCAGGAATTTCTGAGCCAGAAGACTTGACCAAAAAGG TTAAGAGAGCCAAAGGAGCAAAACGCTATGTGCCACAAAAAAATTCTGTTGCGTATGCATTGCTGATTACCCTTTACAG GGGAACTTCAAATGGCAATGAATTTATGCGTAAACAGGAGCTTATTGATGCAGCTGAAGCTAGTGGGCTATCTCGGGTTTCTATTTT GCAGGAAAAAGGAAAAGGGAAACCTGGACAATTTGGAAGTTCTTCCAGGGACTGGTATAGTGGGTGGAGTTGCATGAAGACATTGATATGCAAAGGATTAGTTGTTAAATCAAGTTGCCCTGCAAA GTACATGCTGACTGAGGAAGGGCAGGAAGCAGCTCGTGAATGTCTTTTGAGATCTCGTTTGTTGGATCCTAGAGAAGGTTCAGCTAATGTAGAGGTTTCTTCTGATGTGGACATGGATAATGCATCAGATCTAGAGTCTGCTCACCCTGGTTCAACTTCTTTAGTGATATCTTCATCTGTTGGTTTAAGCAGGAAGAAGAAATCAATTGATGTTCCTCTAGAATCTCTTGAGAGG TTTATGCGCATGGGATACACTAAGGAACAAGTACTTCATGCTGTAACTGAAGTTTCAGAGACTTCCCAGAACAAGGAGATTTCATTGCTTTGGCCAGCAGTTCTTTGTCGTCTTCGAGAAGATCAAGTTTATGGTCTCCATTCAGAACCTCAAACCCTGAGAAAGGATTGTCAAGCTAAGTCTACGGCTCACACATTTACAAATG TTCAAGTAGATCTTGTTGATAATCAGAGTGTTGGGATGGATTTGACTTCTGATGATGGAAATATTCCAAATTTGCATTCTGTCTGTTCTGCACCTGATGCATTTACCTTGAGAACTTGTTCATCATCT GGTTCTGCTGCGAAGAAGCTGAGTTTGGGTGGCCTGGAAGAAAACATGAATATTTTACGCATGCCGCCTCTGAACTTAGGGGAGAGATTTGAGGATGTGTATGAAGTAATATTGATACTGGATGACAGAGAGCATTATGCCATTCAGGG GTCAAAGTACAGTAAACTTATTGAGAGCATTTGCAAagaacataaaattaaaatagtg GTTAGGCGGTTACCTGTTGGAGATGGAATCTGGATAGCTCGCCATAAGTATCTGTTCTGTGAATACGTGCTTGATTTTATTGTTGAGAGAAAGAAAGTTGATGACTTGCGCTCTTCAATCAGGGATCATCGCTATAAAGATCAGAAACTGAGGCTTCTG AGATGTGGACTTAAGAAGCTGATATATCTTGTGGAAGGTGATCCAAATTCCTGTGAAGCAGCTGAAAGCATCAAAACAGC TTGTTTTACAACAGAGATTCTGGAAGGATTTGATGTGCAGAGAACAAGTTGCCTGCGTGATACACTGAAGAAGTATGGTTATCTCACTCACTCAATAACTCAATACTATGGATCGCAGCTGCCTGAGTATAAGCCAAACTGTGCTGGGGTCTGTCCTCCTTTTGATGAATTTATCAAAAGGTGCCAAGACCTGGACAAAATGACAGTCTGTGATGTATTTGCCATTCAGCTCATGCAGGTACCTGACATTTCTT TGCAGGTTCCACAAGTAACAGAGGAAATTGCCATTGCTGTTCTAGATCTGTATCCAACACTTGTATCTCTTGCCCGTGCCTATTCTCTGCTT GATGGTGATGTCTGTGCACAAGAGGAGATGCTTAGGAAGCAGAGTAACAATGCTATTAATGCAACTGCTAGTAGGAATATCTTCCGATTGGTCTGGGGCAATGACCAATGA
- the LOC110666582 gene encoding crossover junction endonuclease MUS81 isoform X5 has translation MRKQELIDAAEASGLSRVSILQEKGKGKPGQFGSSSRDWYSGWSCMKTLICKGLVVKSSCPAKYMLTEEGQEAARECLLRSRLLDPREGSANVEVSSDVDMDNASDLESAHPGSTSLVISSSVGLSRKKKSIDVPLESLERFMRMGYTKEQVLHAVTEVSETSQNKEISLLWPAVLCRLREDQVYGLHSEPQTLRKDCQAKSTAHTFTNVQVDLVDNQSVGMDLTSDDGNIPNLHSVCSAPDAFTLRTCSSSGSAAKKLSLGGLEENMNILRMPPLNLGERFEDVYEVILILDDREHYAIQGSKYSKLIESICKEHKIKIVVRRLPVGDGIWIARHKYLFCEYVLDFIVERKKVDDLRSSIRDHRYKDQKLRLLRCGLKKLIYLVEGDPNSCEAAESIKTACFTTEILEGFDVQRTSCLRDTLKKYGYLTHSITQYYGSQLPEYKPNCAGVCPPFDEFIKRCQDLDKMTVCDVFAIQLMQVPDISLQVPQVTEEIAIAVLDLYPTLVSLARAYSLLDGDVCAQEEMLRKQSNNAINATASRNIFRLVWGNDQ, from the exons ATGCGTAAACAGGAGCTTATTGATGCAGCTGAAGCTAGTGGGCTATCTCGGGTTTCTATTTT GCAGGAAAAAGGAAAAGGGAAACCTGGACAATTTGGAAGTTCTTCCAGGGACTGGTATAGTGGGTGGAGTTGCATGAAGACATTGATATGCAAAGGATTAGTTGTTAAATCAAGTTGCCCTGCAAA GTACATGCTGACTGAGGAAGGGCAGGAAGCAGCTCGTGAATGTCTTTTGAGATCTCGTTTGTTGGATCCTAGAGAAGGTTCAGCTAATGTAGAGGTTTCTTCTGATGTGGACATGGATAATGCATCAGATCTAGAGTCTGCTCACCCTGGTTCAACTTCTTTAGTGATATCTTCATCTGTTGGTTTAAGCAGGAAGAAGAAATCAATTGATGTTCCTCTAGAATCTCTTGAGAGG TTTATGCGCATGGGATACACTAAGGAACAAGTACTTCATGCTGTAACTGAAGTTTCAGAGACTTCCCAGAACAAGGAGATTTCATTGCTTTGGCCAGCAGTTCTTTGTCGTCTTCGAGAAGATCAAGTTTATGGTCTCCATTCAGAACCTCAAACCCTGAGAAAGGATTGTCAAGCTAAGTCTACGGCTCACACATTTACAAATG TTCAAGTAGATCTTGTTGATAATCAGAGTGTTGGGATGGATTTGACTTCTGATGATGGAAATATTCCAAATTTGCATTCTGTCTGTTCTGCACCTGATGCATTTACCTTGAGAACTTGTTCATCATCT GGTTCTGCTGCGAAGAAGCTGAGTTTGGGTGGCCTGGAAGAAAACATGAATATTTTACGCATGCCGCCTCTGAACTTAGGGGAGAGATTTGAGGATGTGTATGAAGTAATATTGATACTGGATGACAGAGAGCATTATGCCATTCAGGG GTCAAAGTACAGTAAACTTATTGAGAGCATTTGCAAagaacataaaattaaaatagtg GTTAGGCGGTTACCTGTTGGAGATGGAATCTGGATAGCTCGCCATAAGTATCTGTTCTGTGAATACGTGCTTGATTTTATTGTTGAGAGAAAGAAAGTTGATGACTTGCGCTCTTCAATCAGGGATCATCGCTATAAAGATCAGAAACTGAGGCTTCTG AGATGTGGACTTAAGAAGCTGATATATCTTGTGGAAGGTGATCCAAATTCCTGTGAAGCAGCTGAAAGCATCAAAACAGC TTGTTTTACAACAGAGATTCTGGAAGGATTTGATGTGCAGAGAACAAGTTGCCTGCGTGATACACTGAAGAAGTATGGTTATCTCACTCACTCAATAACTCAATACTATGGATCGCAGCTGCCTGAGTATAAGCCAAACTGTGCTGGGGTCTGTCCTCCTTTTGATGAATTTATCAAAAGGTGCCAAGACCTGGACAAAATGACAGTCTGTGATGTATTTGCCATTCAGCTCATGCAGGTACCTGACATTTCTT TGCAGGTTCCACAAGTAACAGAGGAAATTGCCATTGCTGTTCTAGATCTGTATCCAACACTTGTATCTCTTGCCCGTGCCTATTCTCTGCTT GATGGTGATGTCTGTGCACAAGAGGAGATGCTTAGGAAGCAGAGTAACAATGCTATTAATGCAACTGCTAGTAGGAATATCTTCCGATTGGTCTGGGGCAATGACCAATGA